The genomic segment ATAGCCCGCAACTCCTGGATCGATCCCGACTACCGCTGGCGACTCGTCCGCCACGCACAAACCATCCTCGGAGCCCTGCCATGACCTTCAAAGCCATCGTCTTCGACCTCAACGGCACCCTCGTGGACATCAACACCGACGAAGGCAACGAGCAGATCTACCGGGCCGTCAGCCACTTCCTCACCTACCAGGGCATCCGCGCCTCGCGCTGGGAAGTGCGCGACGAATACTACCGCATCATGGACGAACAACGCCGGGCAAGCGGCGAGGAATTCCCCGAATTCGACGCCGTGAACCTCTGGCGCGATTACCTGAACCGCCGCCCGGAAGCCCTGGCCGCCCTCCCGCCGGAAAAAGTCCGCTGGATGCCCCTGTTCCTGGCCGAAATGTACCGGGGCATCTCGCGAAACCGCCTGGAACTCTACCCGGGCGTGAAGAACGTCCTGGACGAACTGGCCCCGCGCTACCGCCTGGCCGCC from the Fundidesulfovibrio magnetotacticus genome contains:
- a CDS encoding HAD family hydrolase, with product MTFKAIVFDLNGTLVDINTDEGNEQIYRAVSHFLTYQGIRASRWEVRDEYYRIMDEQRRASGEEFPEFDAVNLWRDYLNRRPEALAALPPEKVRWMPLFLAEMYRGISRNRLELYPGVKNVLDELAPRYRLAALSDAQSAWAVPEMLAAGLDGYFQPVIVSGDLGYRKPDPRIFQMALDALNLPPQEVLFVGNDMYRDVFGAHRMGMKTVFFASNQGRKKFSGAEPDYIIYDFWQLRQAIDFLEAQSSTA